A DNA window from Suncus etruscus isolate mSunEtr1 chromosome 8, mSunEtr1.pri.cur, whole genome shotgun sequence contains the following coding sequences:
- the MZT1 gene encoding mitotic-spindle organizing protein 1 isoform X1 → MASNGGPGASAGAGAGPAAAPPTHLNAVRDTMDVLLEISRILNTGLDMETLSICVRLCEQGINPEALSSVIKELRKATDALKIQLKWKLC, encoded by the exons ATGGCGAGCAATGGCGGCCCCGGCGCGAGCGCGGGTGCGGGAGCGGGGCCCGCGGCGGCGCCGCCGACGCATCTGAACGCGGTGAGGGACACTATGGACG ttctgcTTGAGATTTCAAGAATTTTGAATACTGGGTTAGACATGGAAACTCTGTCCATTTGTGTAAGGCTTTGTGAACAAGGAATAAATCCAGAAGCTTTATCATCAGTAATTAAAGAACTTCGAAAGGCCACTGATGCATTAAAG ATTCAACTCAAATGGAAACTTTGTTGA
- the MZT1 gene encoding mitotic-spindle organizing protein 1 isoform X2, with the protein MASNGGPGASAGAGAGPAAAPPTHLNAVRDTMDVLLEISRILNTGLDMETLSICVRLCEQGINPEALSSVIKELRKATDALKAAENMTS; encoded by the exons ATGGCGAGCAATGGCGGCCCCGGCGCGAGCGCGGGTGCGGGAGCGGGGCCCGCGGCGGCGCCGCCGACGCATCTGAACGCGGTGAGGGACACTATGGACG ttctgcTTGAGATTTCAAGAATTTTGAATACTGGGTTAGACATGGAAACTCTGTCCATTTGTGTAAGGCTTTGTGAACAAGGAATAAATCCAGAAGCTTTATCATCAGTAATTAAAGAACTTCGAAAGGCCACTGATGCATTAAAG GCTGCTGAAAATATGACAAGCTGA